A stretch of the Lactuca sativa cultivar Salinas chromosome 9, Lsat_Salinas_v11, whole genome shotgun sequence genome encodes the following:
- the LOC128128866 gene encoding uncharacterized protein LOC128128866, whose protein sequence is MARQVPTSFQELHGLLADHDFMVKKSIPAVAPIQAFATTSSIRSTPMTTPPDALQTLQQLASQLGFQINPAPASSPQAFYTNCPSSSRGRTLNNRRGRGNYTQPSGGTRNNQFPWASSQNTVYGTCNRCGIGHIPSQCPNRDPTTIRSRQQPTTLSIALSLPHGFPTLVLAIMFLMMFPLLTATHPTLVRTRFMLAMDNTTKTTLLTGPSNNELYSVILSSLQSLPKVAFTTFKASSAPLTMDTGVLTPPLTRFTSPTMFAFMKPKLIPHIPPTSDPYISMYPTPTIPDTSPPNNSPPPATTPSPQQTPISPPTEPPTVPLVTSPTTPLRVYSRRRPTDTAPDPKTFSVPSEASTDAATTRVRPP, encoded by the exons ATGGCTCGACAAGTCCCCACCTCCTTCCAAGAGCTCCATGGTCTTCTCGCTGATCATGATTTTATGGTAAAGAAAAGTATACCCGCGGTTGCACCCATACAAGCCTTCGCTACCACCTCTTCCATCCGCTCTACTCCTATGACTACACCTCCGGATGCACTACAGACTCTTCAACAACTTGCCTCTCAGCTGGGTTTTCAAATTAATCCAGCCCCCGCTTCATCGCCTCAAGCCTTTTATACCAACTGTCCTTCGTCTTCTCGAGGTCGCACTTTAAATAACCGCCGTGGCCGAGGCAACTACACTCAACCATCAGGAGGCACCCGCAATAACCAATTTCCTTGGGCATCTTCACAAAACACGGTGTATGGTACCTGCAACCGGTGTGGCATCGGGCATATTCCTTCCCAATGCCCTAACCGAGACCCGACCACTATCCGCTCTCGCCAACAGCCAACTACGCTGTCAATCGCTCTCAGTCTACCACATGGCTTCCCGACACTGGTTCTAGCAATCATGTTTCTCATGATGTTTCCTCTCTTGACAGCCACCCACCCTACTTTGGTGAGGACTCGCTTCATGTTGGCAATG GACAATACTACCAAAACTACCCTCCTCACGGGTCCAAGTAACAACGAGCTCTACTCCGTCATCCTTTCGTCTCTTCAGAGTCTTCCTAAAGTTGCGTTCACTACCTTCAAGGCTTCATCTG CTCCTCTCACCATGGATACTGGTGTCTTGACTCCACCTCTGACAAGGTTTACATCTCCCACCATGTTCGCTTTCATGAAACCTAAACTTATACCACATATACCCCCCACATCCGACCCTTACATCTCGATGTATCCTACTCCTACGATACCCGACACATCACCACCAAACAATTCACCACCACCAGCCACTACACCGTCACCTCAACAAACCCCCATCTCACCACCTACCGAGCCCCCTACAGTTCCGTTGGTGACATCACCTACTACCCCCTTACGCGTGTATTCTCGCCGCCGACCTACCGATACTGCTCCGGACCCAAAAACCTTCTCGGTTCCATCTGAGGCTTCCACTGATGCCGCTACCACTCGGGTTCGACCTCCTTAG
- the LOC111903923 gene encoding uncharacterized protein LOC111903923, which yields MDPKLAYEYHQFMQQVGSCKNITEEYLSSLGLLVFQSYQQNRFSEPMPWIGVYIALASLFCILAMVADLLHGLKNRQLWFPCKCFTMNAASLTVIAVAMKLPVDLNNQMPGYVDQAAKLGSMGFMCTIMANLLPSLATMDKKELVSNIIAVGILVITFVVNVCIQITTGLLSFHGDEAAEAFGQVLSGIFPAGVYLTAHRFIPAIYVSVLLMLLIIYACSSLAILKSKQILESKYQSAHETILKDQELLQQPGRLLTVEKLTQHVSNYWVMAGTGSPQFMTVCSATTSASGVICAFTTVLHILIMISVTGSLKDFQSDYKWSMLVILVIQFMGTILGTIAPLCRCFAVLSFKLSVKWIWNHIKVSTVETYWTEKLSDWKQNSIPFPWGSRKCKIVIENVKILILNVCIGFQKTVVVTCKMIAVIPLLFVICVLSCFRCWKWLKAMFFSAPSIVLVKNPEQLDKDKDLSRCVLQLQDDMEFPERTLKGILKSVNRLIQKAEKQQPNNLMNLLKESRGFEGVEKFDSHLVPPLLSKEYLTSWSLTLVSLTTIAISLPNIQNNIVDCLLSSVSEGLVYVTLVEETLNTTNDHVTIQKAAKTLWLEVEVYHKWLGNKLTKPEPQANTVGQILRWLRDTAKNIVTDLETIDIGSRNNNDKSICRFISANSMYRIIETTMLSYNDDVDLVTQEELFAQLLSMIADILAACLINLPQVIAVKCHASTIEKRETSVHVAAQLLGETMQIINTLKDRQLPSLNLDELAYIEKWCAYFTPPFP from the coding sequence ATGGATCCAAAATTAGCGTACGAATATCACCAATTTATGCAACAAGTGGGGTCTTGCAAAAACATTACAGAAGAATACCTATCTTCCTTGGGTCTCTTAGTATTCCAGTCATATCAGCAAAACAGGTTCAGTGAACCTATGCCATGGATTGGGGTCTATATCGCCTTAGCATCTCTGTTTTGCATCCTTGCAATGGTGGCTGATTTATTACATGGTTTGAAGAACAGACAACTATGGTTTCCATGTAAATGTTTCACTATGAATGCTGCTTCTCTAACTGTCATAGCTGTTGCAATGAAGCTACCCGTGGATCTAAATAATCAAATGCCAGGCTACGTTGACCAGGCTGCAAAGCTTGGAAGCATGGGCTTTATGTGCACCATTATGGCCAATTTATTACCTTCTCTAGCAACCATGGACAAAAAAGAACTCGTCTCTAACATCATAGCTGTAGGTATTCTCGTAATCACCTTCGTTGTGAATGTTTGCATTCAAATAACCACAGGACTCCTCTCCTTTCATGGAGATGAGGCTGCTGAAGCCTTTGGTCAGGTTCTTTCAGGAATTTTTCCCGCAGGGGTATATTTAACAGCTCACCGCTTCATACCAGCCATTTATGTGAGTGTGTTGCTCATGTTGCTGATAATATATGCATGTTCCTCTCTCGCAATTCTCAAGTCCAAACAGATTTTAGAATCGAAATACCAATCGGCTCATGAAACAATTTTAAAGGATCAAGAGCTGCTGCAACAACCAGGAAGATTACTAACTGTTGAGAAACTAACACAGCATGTGAGCAATTACTGGGTCATGGCAGGAACCGGAAGTCCCCAATTCATGACGGTTTGCTCTGCTACAACCTCTGCTTCTGGGGTAATATGTGCATTTACTACTGTCCTACACATTCTTATTATGATTTCAGTTACTGGATCTTTAAAGGACTTTCAGTCGGATTATAAGTGGTCAATGTTAGTTATTCTTGTAATACAGTTTATGGGAACCATACTTGGTACGATTGCTCCACTTTGTAGATGCTTTGCGGTTTTAAGCTTTAAGCTCTCTGTAAAATGGATTTGGAACCATATCAAGGTCTCTACAGTAGAGACCTACTGGACTGAGAAGTTATCTGATTGGAAACAAAATAGCATACCATTCCCATGGGGCAGCCGCAAATGCAAGATTGTCATTGAGAATGTGAAAATCCTGATTCTCAACGTCTGTATAGGATTTCAAAAGACAGTTGTGGTAACATGCAAAATGATAGCAGTGATTCCACTTCTCTTTGTGATATGTGTCTTGTCTTGTTTCCGTTGTTGGAAGTGGTTAAAAGCCATGTTTTTTAGCGCCCCAAGTATTGTGTTGGTAAAAAATCCCGAGCAACTAGATAAAGATAAAGATCTCAGCCGGTGTGTTTTGCAACTTCAAGACGACATGGAGTTTCCTGAGAGAACATTGAAAGGCATTTTAAAATCTGTGAACCGATTGATCCAAAAAGCTGAAAAACAACAACCCAACAATCTTATGAACCTTTTAAAGGAATCTAGAGGTTTTGAAGGGGTTGAAAAGTTTGACAGCCATCTTGTTCCACCTCTACTATCAAAAGAATATCTCACTTCCTGGAGCTTAACATTGGTATCTTTGACAACCATCGCCATTTCTCTCCCAAACATCCAAAACAACATTGTTGATTGCTTGTTGAGCAGTGTGAGTGAAGGTCTCGTGTATGTCACACTTGTGGAAGAAACCCTTAACACTACCAATGACCATGTAACCATTCAAAAAGCAGCTAAAACTTTATGGCTAGAAGTTGAAGTCTACCACAAATGGTTAGGAAACAAGCTAACAAAACCTGAACCTCAAGCAAATACAGTAGGTCAGATTCTTCGATGGTTGAGAGACACAGCCAAGAACATTGTCACTGACTTGGAAACAATTGATATTGGAAGCCGCAATAATAATGATAAGTCTATATGCAGGTTTATTTCTGCCAATTCAATGTATCGTATCATTGAAACAACCATGCTTTCCTACAATGATGACGTTGACCTCGTTACCCAAGAGGAACTATTTGCACAATTATTATCAATGATTGCTGACATATTGGCTGCGTGTCTCATCAACTTACCCCAAGTCATAGCTGTGAAATGCCATGCAAGTACCATTGAGAAAAGGGAGACGAGTGTCCATGTTGCAGCTCAACTTCTTGGTGAGACTATGCAAATAATCAACACCCTTAAAGATCGCCAACTTCCAAGCTTGAATCTAGATGAATTGGCATATATTGAAAAGTGGTGTGCTTATTTTACGCCTCCCTTCCCTTAG
- the LOC111903950 gene encoding glutamate receptor 1.2 isoform X2, producing the protein MANCRLFPLLILLLLSFQSLLTAHEDPSYKDIQVGVILDMESGAGKVIYHCITMAISDFYAANPDCKTRIVFMTSDTKGEPLHAVSAALDLLENTQVQAIIGPESTAQARFLEDETSQFKGIAAMVELFKAKNVIVICEDTANGREMATYMAREFQEKNIHVTYTSLISTSDSNQQVREELHKLQTMQDTVFIVHTPPSLASNLFSMAKELGMMGEGYMWIVTSKTMDLLGSMDAEAIESMQGAVGFRSYFPSSKELHNFLLKWRKEHDALDPFMEVDSNGIWAYDAVYALAMAVERVQTTSLLDEMLRFKFHGLGGEFKFMNGRSISKPMEVVNVIGKGDRSIGFWMMDTGEFVKEIEKLNSSSNQGLESIMWPGGTTTLNPKRRMLQTNGNKKLRILFPGSSRFQNIAQISVDPRTNLSVVSGFCGDVFNAAFNSLDYGVGVEVVPFSSKDGITYNDVIQKIYLKEFDAAIGDFTITANRSLYVDFTLPFTDLGVGIISRNAKDSMWIFLDPLSANLWITTAFFFIFLGLVIWFIEHRTNEEFQGSAPQQLGTTLWFAFSTLVYAHREKLQSNLSRFVVTVWVFIVLVLTSSYTATLSSLLTVQQIGMKEMSIGFQGLSPVGVVYNKLNVVEAWSEKLYAPEDYAKALTTGRFDAIVAEILYMKTFLAMYSGADFSLIATAPTTNGFGFAFQKGSPLAREMSTQIAKMCEDGTLKALEDKWLKRESALISKDFSSPTPKLLNLYGLRGLFLISGVSMVSALLVSIICLVREKWRMKDKMKIWRCVLHRSSEIHAHESDVESTV; encoded by the exons ATGGCAAATTGCAGGTTATTTCCACTTCTGATACTGCTGTTGCTTAGCTTTCAAAGCCTTTTAACAGCACATGAAGATCCATCTTACAAGGACATACAGGTGGGAGTGATTCTTGACATGGAATCAGGGGCAGGGAAGGTCATTTATCATTGCATTACCATGGCTATCTCTGACTTTTACGCAGCCAATCCTGACTGCAAAACAAGAATAGTTTTTATGACCAGCGATACCAAAGGAGAACCACTACATGCCGTGTCTGCTG CTCTGGATCTTTTGGAGAACACTCAAGTGCAAGCGATAATAGGGCCAGAGTCAACAGCCCAAGCAAGATTCTTGGAG GATGAAACCAGTCAGTTCAAAGGCATTGCTGCCATGGTTGAATTGTTTAAAGCAAAGAATGTGATTGTTATCTGCGAGGACACTGCAAATGGGAGAGAAATGGCTACTTATATGGCTAGAGAGTTTCAAGAGAAAAACATACACGTTACGTATACTAGCCTAATTTCAACATCTGACAGCAACCAACAAGTCCGGGAAGAGCTTCATAAGCTTCAAACTATGCAAGACACGGTGTTTATAGTGCATACACCACCTTCTCTAGCATCCAATCTTTTCTCCATGGCAAAAGAGCTGGGAATGATGGGTGAAGGATACATGTGGATTGTAACAAGTAAGACTATGGACTTGTTGGGTTCCATGGATGCTGAAGCAATCGAATCAATGCAGGGGGCTGTGGGTTTCAGATCATATTTTCCATCATCAAAGGAGCTTCACAACTTTTTATTGAAATGGAGAAAGGAACATGATGCTTTGGACCCATTTATGGAGGTAGATTCCAATGGTATATGGGCATATGATGCAGTTTACGCACTAGCCATGGCTGTTGAGAGGGTACAAACTACATCACTTTTGGATGAGATGTTAAGATTCAAGTTCCATGGTTTAGGTGGTGAATTCAAGTTTATGAATGGGAGAAGCATCTCTAAACCCATGGAAGTTGTAAATGTGATTGGCAAGGGTGATCGGAGCATAGGGTTCTGGATGATGGATACTGGTGAGTTtgtgaaagaaattgaaaaactGAATTCCTCTTCCAATCAAGGCCTGGAAAGTATCATGTGGCCGGGTGGGACCACAACCCTTAATCCAAAGCGCAGGATGCTACAAACAAATGGCAATAAGAAACTGAGAATTCTGTTTCCAGGGTCCAGCAGATTCCAGAATATAGCACAAATAAGTGTTGATCCAAGAACAAATCTATCGGTTGTGAGTGGGTTCTGTGGGGATGTCTTCAATGCAGCGTTTAACTCCTTAGACTATGGAGTTGGTGTTGAGGTTGTTCCATTCTCTTCTAAGGACGGAATTACTTACAATGATGTGATCCAAAAAATCTATCTTAAG GAATTTGATGCTGCTATCGGTGATTTTACGATCACAGCAAATAGATCTCTCTATGTCGACTTCACATTGCCCTTCACTGATCTTGGAGTTGGCATAATATCCCGAAACGCCAAGGACAGCATGTGGATTTTCTTAGATCCTCTCAGCGCAAATCTTTGGATCACAACTGcttttttctttatctttttaGGGCTTGTGATTTGGTTTATCGAACATCGTACAAATGAAGAATTTCAAGGTTCAGCACCACAGCAACTGGGAACAACCCTCTGGTTTGCCTTTTCAACCCTCGTTTATGCTCACA GGGAGAAGCTGCAAAGTAATCTATCAAGATTCGTGGTTACTGTTTGGGTGTTCATAGTGCTTGTGCTCACGTCAAGTTACACTGCAACTTTGAGTTCACTTTTAACTGTACAACAGATTGGAATGAAGGAGATGTCTATCGGCTTCCAGGGTCTTTCGCCTGTAGGAGTTGTGTATAATAAATTGAATGTTGTTGAGGCCTGGTCAGAGAAACTATATGCACCTGAGGATTATGCTAAAGCATTAACAACTGGAAGATTTGATGCCATTGTTGCTGAGATCCTTTACATGAAAACATTTCTTGCAATGTATTCGGGTGCTGATTTCTCCTTGATTGCAACAGCACCCACCACCAATGGCTTCGGCTTT GCGTTCCAGAAAGGTTCACCTTTGGCCAGAGAGATGTCGACTCAGATAGCCAAAATGTGTGAAGATGGGACACTGAAAGCATTAGAGGATAAATGGTTGAAACGTGAATCTGCATTGATCTCAAAGGATTTTTCTTCCCCTACACCGAAGCTCTTGAATCTTTATGGGCTTCGGGGTCTCTTTCTTATCAGTGGTGTGTCGATGGTATCAGCCCTTTTGGTGTCCATTATTTGTCTTGTTCGTGAAAAATGGCGTATGAAAGATAAGATGAAGATATGGAGGTGCGTCTTACATAGATCTTCAGAAATACATGCACACGAAAGTGATGTGGAATCAACAGTGTGA
- the LOC111903950 gene encoding glutamate receptor 1.2 isoform X3, translating to MESGAGKVIYHCITMAISDFYAANPDCKTRIVFMTSDTKGEPLHAVSAALDLLENTQVQAIIGPESTAQARFLEVLGDKANIPILSLSTTPFSNRNPNLLGIAQDETSQFKGIAAMVELFKAKNVIVICEDTANGREMATYMAREFQEKNIHVTYTSLISTSDSNQQVREELHKLQTMQDTVFIVHTPPSLASNLFSMAKELGMMGEGYMWIVTSKTMDLLGSMDAEAIESMQGAVGFRSYFPSSKELHNFLLKWRKEHDALDPFMEVDSNGIWAYDAVYALAMAVERVQTTSLLDEMLRFKFHGLGGEFKFMNGRSISKPMEVVNVIGKGDRSIGFWMMDTGEFVKEIEKLNSSSNQGLESIMWPGGTTTLNPKRRMLQTNGNKKLRILFPGSSRFQNIAQISVDPRTNLSVVSGFCGDVFNAAFNSLDYGVGVEVVPFSSKDGITYNDVIQKIYLKEFDAAIGDFTITANRSLYVDFTLPFTDLGVGIISRNAKDSMWIFLDPLSANLWITTAFFFIFLGLVIWFIEHRTNEEFQGSAPQQLGTTLWFAFSTLVYAHREKLQSNLSRFVVTVWVFIVLVLTSSYTATLSSLLTVQQIGMKEMSIGFQGLSPVGVVYNKLNVVEAWSEKLYAPEDYAKALTTGRFDAIVAEILYMKTFLAMYSGADFSLIATAPTTNGFGFAFQKGSPLAREMSTQIAKMCEDGTLKALEDKWLKRESALISKDFSSPTPKLLNLYGLRGLFLISGVSMVSALLVSIICLVREKWRMKDKMKIWRCVLHRSSEIHAHESDVESTV from the exons ATGGAATCAGGGGCAGGGAAGGTCATTTATCATTGCATTACCATGGCTATCTCTGACTTTTACGCAGCCAATCCTGACTGCAAAACAAGAATAGTTTTTATGACCAGCGATACCAAAGGAGAACCACTACATGCCGTGTCTGCTG CTCTGGATCTTTTGGAGAACACTCAAGTGCAAGCGATAATAGGGCCAGAGTCAACAGCCCAAGCAAGATTCTTGGAGGTTTTGGGAGACAAAGCTAACATACCCATTCTTTCCTTGTCAACAACTCCCTTTTCAAATAGGAATCCTAATCTTCTTGGAATTGCACAGGATGAAACCAGTCAGTTCAAAGGCATTGCTGCCATGGTTGAATTGTTTAAAGCAAAGAATGTGATTGTTATCTGCGAGGACACTGCAAATGGGAGAGAAATGGCTACTTATATGGCTAGAGAGTTTCAAGAGAAAAACATACACGTTACGTATACTAGCCTAATTTCAACATCTGACAGCAACCAACAAGTCCGGGAAGAGCTTCATAAGCTTCAAACTATGCAAGACACGGTGTTTATAGTGCATACACCACCTTCTCTAGCATCCAATCTTTTCTCCATGGCAAAAGAGCTGGGAATGATGGGTGAAGGATACATGTGGATTGTAACAAGTAAGACTATGGACTTGTTGGGTTCCATGGATGCTGAAGCAATCGAATCAATGCAGGGGGCTGTGGGTTTCAGATCATATTTTCCATCATCAAAGGAGCTTCACAACTTTTTATTGAAATGGAGAAAGGAACATGATGCTTTGGACCCATTTATGGAGGTAGATTCCAATGGTATATGGGCATATGATGCAGTTTACGCACTAGCCATGGCTGTTGAGAGGGTACAAACTACATCACTTTTGGATGAGATGTTAAGATTCAAGTTCCATGGTTTAGGTGGTGAATTCAAGTTTATGAATGGGAGAAGCATCTCTAAACCCATGGAAGTTGTAAATGTGATTGGCAAGGGTGATCGGAGCATAGGGTTCTGGATGATGGATACTGGTGAGTTtgtgaaagaaattgaaaaactGAATTCCTCTTCCAATCAAGGCCTGGAAAGTATCATGTGGCCGGGTGGGACCACAACCCTTAATCCAAAGCGCAGGATGCTACAAACAAATGGCAATAAGAAACTGAGAATTCTGTTTCCAGGGTCCAGCAGATTCCAGAATATAGCACAAATAAGTGTTGATCCAAGAACAAATCTATCGGTTGTGAGTGGGTTCTGTGGGGATGTCTTCAATGCAGCGTTTAACTCCTTAGACTATGGAGTTGGTGTTGAGGTTGTTCCATTCTCTTCTAAGGACGGAATTACTTACAATGATGTGATCCAAAAAATCTATCTTAAG GAATTTGATGCTGCTATCGGTGATTTTACGATCACAGCAAATAGATCTCTCTATGTCGACTTCACATTGCCCTTCACTGATCTTGGAGTTGGCATAATATCCCGAAACGCCAAGGACAGCATGTGGATTTTCTTAGATCCTCTCAGCGCAAATCTTTGGATCACAACTGcttttttctttatctttttaGGGCTTGTGATTTGGTTTATCGAACATCGTACAAATGAAGAATTTCAAGGTTCAGCACCACAGCAACTGGGAACAACCCTCTGGTTTGCCTTTTCAACCCTCGTTTATGCTCACA GGGAGAAGCTGCAAAGTAATCTATCAAGATTCGTGGTTACTGTTTGGGTGTTCATAGTGCTTGTGCTCACGTCAAGTTACACTGCAACTTTGAGTTCACTTTTAACTGTACAACAGATTGGAATGAAGGAGATGTCTATCGGCTTCCAGGGTCTTTCGCCTGTAGGAGTTGTGTATAATAAATTGAATGTTGTTGAGGCCTGGTCAGAGAAACTATATGCACCTGAGGATTATGCTAAAGCATTAACAACTGGAAGATTTGATGCCATTGTTGCTGAGATCCTTTACATGAAAACATTTCTTGCAATGTATTCGGGTGCTGATTTCTCCTTGATTGCAACAGCACCCACCACCAATGGCTTCGGCTTT GCGTTCCAGAAAGGTTCACCTTTGGCCAGAGAGATGTCGACTCAGATAGCCAAAATGTGTGAAGATGGGACACTGAAAGCATTAGAGGATAAATGGTTGAAACGTGAATCTGCATTGATCTCAAAGGATTTTTCTTCCCCTACACCGAAGCTCTTGAATCTTTATGGGCTTCGGGGTCTCTTTCTTATCAGTGGTGTGTCGATGGTATCAGCCCTTTTGGTGTCCATTATTTGTCTTGTTCGTGAAAAATGGCGTATGAAAGATAAGATGAAGATATGGAGGTGCGTCTTACATAGATCTTCAGAAATACATGCACACGAAAGTGATGTGGAATCAACAGTGTGA
- the LOC111903950 gene encoding glutamate receptor 1.2 isoform X1: MANCRLFPLLILLLLSFQSLLTAHEDPSYKDIQVGVILDMESGAGKVIYHCITMAISDFYAANPDCKTRIVFMTSDTKGEPLHAVSAALDLLENTQVQAIIGPESTAQARFLEVLGDKANIPILSLSTTPFSNRNPNLLGIAQDETSQFKGIAAMVELFKAKNVIVICEDTANGREMATYMAREFQEKNIHVTYTSLISTSDSNQQVREELHKLQTMQDTVFIVHTPPSLASNLFSMAKELGMMGEGYMWIVTSKTMDLLGSMDAEAIESMQGAVGFRSYFPSSKELHNFLLKWRKEHDALDPFMEVDSNGIWAYDAVYALAMAVERVQTTSLLDEMLRFKFHGLGGEFKFMNGRSISKPMEVVNVIGKGDRSIGFWMMDTGEFVKEIEKLNSSSNQGLESIMWPGGTTTLNPKRRMLQTNGNKKLRILFPGSSRFQNIAQISVDPRTNLSVVSGFCGDVFNAAFNSLDYGVGVEVVPFSSKDGITYNDVIQKIYLKEFDAAIGDFTITANRSLYVDFTLPFTDLGVGIISRNAKDSMWIFLDPLSANLWITTAFFFIFLGLVIWFIEHRTNEEFQGSAPQQLGTTLWFAFSTLVYAHREKLQSNLSRFVVTVWVFIVLVLTSSYTATLSSLLTVQQIGMKEMSIGFQGLSPVGVVYNKLNVVEAWSEKLYAPEDYAKALTTGRFDAIVAEILYMKTFLAMYSGADFSLIATAPTTNGFGFAFQKGSPLAREMSTQIAKMCEDGTLKALEDKWLKRESALISKDFSSPTPKLLNLYGLRGLFLISGVSMVSALLVSIICLVREKWRMKDKMKIWRCVLHRSSEIHAHESDVESTV, encoded by the exons ATGGCAAATTGCAGGTTATTTCCACTTCTGATACTGCTGTTGCTTAGCTTTCAAAGCCTTTTAACAGCACATGAAGATCCATCTTACAAGGACATACAGGTGGGAGTGATTCTTGACATGGAATCAGGGGCAGGGAAGGTCATTTATCATTGCATTACCATGGCTATCTCTGACTTTTACGCAGCCAATCCTGACTGCAAAACAAGAATAGTTTTTATGACCAGCGATACCAAAGGAGAACCACTACATGCCGTGTCTGCTG CTCTGGATCTTTTGGAGAACACTCAAGTGCAAGCGATAATAGGGCCAGAGTCAACAGCCCAAGCAAGATTCTTGGAGGTTTTGGGAGACAAAGCTAACATACCCATTCTTTCCTTGTCAACAACTCCCTTTTCAAATAGGAATCCTAATCTTCTTGGAATTGCACAGGATGAAACCAGTCAGTTCAAAGGCATTGCTGCCATGGTTGAATTGTTTAAAGCAAAGAATGTGATTGTTATCTGCGAGGACACTGCAAATGGGAGAGAAATGGCTACTTATATGGCTAGAGAGTTTCAAGAGAAAAACATACACGTTACGTATACTAGCCTAATTTCAACATCTGACAGCAACCAACAAGTCCGGGAAGAGCTTCATAAGCTTCAAACTATGCAAGACACGGTGTTTATAGTGCATACACCACCTTCTCTAGCATCCAATCTTTTCTCCATGGCAAAAGAGCTGGGAATGATGGGTGAAGGATACATGTGGATTGTAACAAGTAAGACTATGGACTTGTTGGGTTCCATGGATGCTGAAGCAATCGAATCAATGCAGGGGGCTGTGGGTTTCAGATCATATTTTCCATCATCAAAGGAGCTTCACAACTTTTTATTGAAATGGAGAAAGGAACATGATGCTTTGGACCCATTTATGGAGGTAGATTCCAATGGTATATGGGCATATGATGCAGTTTACGCACTAGCCATGGCTGTTGAGAGGGTACAAACTACATCACTTTTGGATGAGATGTTAAGATTCAAGTTCCATGGTTTAGGTGGTGAATTCAAGTTTATGAATGGGAGAAGCATCTCTAAACCCATGGAAGTTGTAAATGTGATTGGCAAGGGTGATCGGAGCATAGGGTTCTGGATGATGGATACTGGTGAGTTtgtgaaagaaattgaaaaactGAATTCCTCTTCCAATCAAGGCCTGGAAAGTATCATGTGGCCGGGTGGGACCACAACCCTTAATCCAAAGCGCAGGATGCTACAAACAAATGGCAATAAGAAACTGAGAATTCTGTTTCCAGGGTCCAGCAGATTCCAGAATATAGCACAAATAAGTGTTGATCCAAGAACAAATCTATCGGTTGTGAGTGGGTTCTGTGGGGATGTCTTCAATGCAGCGTTTAACTCCTTAGACTATGGAGTTGGTGTTGAGGTTGTTCCATTCTCTTCTAAGGACGGAATTACTTACAATGATGTGATCCAAAAAATCTATCTTAAG GAATTTGATGCTGCTATCGGTGATTTTACGATCACAGCAAATAGATCTCTCTATGTCGACTTCACATTGCCCTTCACTGATCTTGGAGTTGGCATAATATCCCGAAACGCCAAGGACAGCATGTGGATTTTCTTAGATCCTCTCAGCGCAAATCTTTGGATCACAACTGcttttttctttatctttttaGGGCTTGTGATTTGGTTTATCGAACATCGTACAAATGAAGAATTTCAAGGTTCAGCACCACAGCAACTGGGAACAACCCTCTGGTTTGCCTTTTCAACCCTCGTTTATGCTCACA GGGAGAAGCTGCAAAGTAATCTATCAAGATTCGTGGTTACTGTTTGGGTGTTCATAGTGCTTGTGCTCACGTCAAGTTACACTGCAACTTTGAGTTCACTTTTAACTGTACAACAGATTGGAATGAAGGAGATGTCTATCGGCTTCCAGGGTCTTTCGCCTGTAGGAGTTGTGTATAATAAATTGAATGTTGTTGAGGCCTGGTCAGAGAAACTATATGCACCTGAGGATTATGCTAAAGCATTAACAACTGGAAGATTTGATGCCATTGTTGCTGAGATCCTTTACATGAAAACATTTCTTGCAATGTATTCGGGTGCTGATTTCTCCTTGATTGCAACAGCACCCACCACCAATGGCTTCGGCTTT GCGTTCCAGAAAGGTTCACCTTTGGCCAGAGAGATGTCGACTCAGATAGCCAAAATGTGTGAAGATGGGACACTGAAAGCATTAGAGGATAAATGGTTGAAACGTGAATCTGCATTGATCTCAAAGGATTTTTCTTCCCCTACACCGAAGCTCTTGAATCTTTATGGGCTTCGGGGTCTCTTTCTTATCAGTGGTGTGTCGATGGTATCAGCCCTTTTGGTGTCCATTATTTGTCTTGTTCGTGAAAAATGGCGTATGAAAGATAAGATGAAGATATGGAGGTGCGTCTTACATAGATCTTCAGAAATACATGCACACGAAAGTGATGTGGAATCAACAGTGTGA